One genomic region from Nostoc sphaeroides encodes:
- a CDS encoding ferredoxin-thioredoxin reductase variable chain, producing the protein MKVGDRVRVKDSVVVYHHPEHRNQPFDIKGTEGDVVGIATQWRDRPVSANLPIVVQFSKKFKAHLRENELEVI; encoded by the coding sequence ATGAAAGTTGGCGATCGCGTCCGCGTTAAAGATTCGGTAGTAGTGTATCATCATCCTGAACATCGGAATCAGCCTTTTGACATCAAAGGCACTGAAGGCGATGTAGTAGGTATTGCCACCCAATGGCGAGACAGACCGGTAAGCGCTAATTTGCCGATTGTAGTCCAGTTTAGTAAAAAGTTTAAAGCCCATTTACGTGAAAATGAGTTAGAAGTCATCTAA
- a CDS encoding IS982 family transposase — translation MNSIDFGTLLTTIFVMVDDWYQKQVQKTTLLKPGVKARMSDSEIMTLALVMDYLPFPGETQFLGFIRGNYFEWFPNLLDQSQFNRRLRKLDGMLENLRRSWVEQLVGESEKYFLLDTKPLPVLGLKRDKRHSDFAANATPGWCAAREMRYFGYKLVMLSTWNGIPIAYDIVPANTDERIAADGVLEMVSASDIYADKGFISADWQAAIARRTGNRIWTLKRDNQHLQHSQGLKRFISRVRQRVEGVFHEIQNTGRNPERLLNKTVDGFCVHIAAKIASHTLRLLLRRRFGIDVLTFQSQPI, via the coding sequence ATGAATAGCATAGACTTTGGAACGCTATTAACGACAATCTTTGTAATGGTAGATGATTGGTATCAAAAGCAAGTACAAAAGACAACGCTCCTAAAACCAGGAGTGAAAGCAAGAATGAGCGATAGTGAAATCATGACACTGGCACTGGTAATGGATTATTTGCCCTTTCCAGGAGAAACACAGTTTCTGGGTTTTATCCGAGGAAATTACTTTGAATGGTTTCCAAATTTACTTGACCAAAGTCAATTTAATCGTCGCTTACGTAAGTTGGATGGAATGTTAGAGAACTTACGCCGCAGTTGGGTAGAGCAATTGGTTGGAGAAAGTGAAAAATATTTCCTTCTCGACACCAAACCATTACCAGTATTGGGACTCAAGCGAGACAAGCGACATAGCGATTTTGCAGCAAATGCTACTCCTGGCTGGTGTGCCGCTAGAGAAATGCGTTATTTTGGCTACAAACTAGTTATGCTGTCAACCTGGAATGGAATCCCTATTGCTTATGATATCGTGCCTGCTAATACAGATGAGAGAATTGCTGCTGATGGTGTTTTAGAGATGGTTAGTGCTAGTGACATTTACGCAGACAAAGGATTTATCTCTGCTGATTGGCAGGCCGCGATCGCTCGTCGCACTGGTAATCGAATCTGGACACTCAAGCGCGATAACCAGCATCTTCAACATTCTCAGGGCTTGAAGCGCTTTATTAGTCGTGTTCGCCAGCGTGTAGAAGGTGTTTTTCACGAAATTCAAAACACTGGTCGTAATCCCGAACGCTTACTCAACAAAACCGTTGATGGCTTTTGTGTACATATTGCAGCCAAGATTGCATCTCATACTCTACGTTTATTGCTCCGTCGCCGTTTTGGTATTGATGTTCTCACTTTCCAGTCTCAACCTATTTAA
- a CDS encoding YdcF family protein, with product MFLYFSKLLPLFFYPLGLACVSLVVALVTLWKRPRTAAIAIAFALILLLFCSNAWIAKSLVRSLEWQNLPLAQIPVAEAIVVLGGATKSAFPPRPTVDLSEAGDRVIYAAQLYRQKRAPIIILSGGRIDWRGSGSPESADMATILTSIGIPSEAIIQEPESLNTYQNAVNVRKILESRGINQVLLVTSAMHIPRSLKIFQRQGINVIPAPTDFLVSEGELQELGSTPKAAILNLLPDTENLHQFTTALKEYIGSLVYRLRGWL from the coding sequence ATGTTTTTATATTTTTCCAAATTACTGCCACTATTTTTTTATCCACTAGGATTAGCCTGCGTGAGTTTGGTAGTAGCATTAGTCACGTTGTGGAAACGACCGCGCACTGCGGCGATCGCAATTGCTTTTGCCCTAATTTTATTGCTATTTTGTAGTAATGCTTGGATTGCTAAATCATTAGTGCGATCGCTAGAATGGCAAAATCTTCCACTCGCCCAAATACCAGTTGCAGAAGCAATTGTAGTTTTGGGTGGCGCAACCAAATCAGCTTTTCCCCCAAGACCTACCGTAGATTTGAGTGAAGCAGGCGATCGCGTAATCTACGCTGCCCAACTGTATCGCCAAAAAAGAGCGCCTATAATCATTCTTAGCGGGGGGCGCATTGATTGGCGTGGTAGTGGTTCACCAGAGTCGGCAGATATGGCAACAATACTGACATCTATTGGTATTCCATCTGAGGCAATTATCCAAGAACCTGAATCTCTAAATACTTATCAAAATGCTGTAAATGTCCGCAAAATTTTGGAGTCTCGTGGCATAAATCAGGTATTATTAGTTACTTCTGCAATGCATATACCGCGATCGCTTAAAATTTTCCAACGTCAAGGAATTAATGTCATTCCTGCACCGACTGACTTTCTTGTTAGTGAGGGTGAACTGCAAGAACTCGGCAGCACTCCCAAAGCCGCTATACTGAATTTATTACCTGATACTGAGAACTTACACCAATTTACCACCGCTTTAAAAGAGTACATTGGTTCTTTAGTTTATCGCTTACGCGGTTGGCTCTAA